A stretch of Arachis hypogaea cultivar Tifrunner chromosome 15, arahy.Tifrunner.gnm2.J5K5, whole genome shotgun sequence DNA encodes these proteins:
- the LOC112747632 gene encoding uncharacterized protein, with protein MAVLSGSVAMVKIPEIQFLSGSLSKPMDKCFLKISSSECFPGSSVRAKATHKLPLVVRASGDGGRQNSGNIFVGGFVLGGLVVGALGCLYAPQISRALAAADSTEIMKKLPKFMYDEEKALERTRKVLSEKIAELNSAIDGVSAQLRSDEPTETDGYVARSEEVESSV; from the exons atggctGTTCTATCAGGATCAGTGGCCATGGTTAAGATTCCAGAGATTCAATTTCTTTCAG GTTCTTTATCAAAACCAATGGATAAATGCTTCTTGAAAATCAGCTCTAGTGAATGCTTTCCAGGTTCCTCTGTTAGGGCTAAAGCAACGCATAAGCTACCACTTGTAGTACGAGCAAG TGGAGATGGTGGAAGACAAAATAGTGGAAATATCTTTGTTGGTGGCTTTGTATTGGGAGGACTGGTTGTTGGAGCATTAGGCTGTCTATATGCACCTCAG ATAAGCAGGGCACTAGCTGCAGCTGACAGTACAGAAATCATGAAGAAACTTCCGAAATTTATGTACGATGAAGAAAAAGCTCTTGAG AGGACCCGCAAGGTGCTGTCGGAGAAAATAGCCGAGCTGAATTCTGCCATTGATGGTGTTTCTGCACAGTTGAGGTCAGATGAACCCACGGAAACAGACGGCTACGTCGCAAGGTCAGAGGAAGTCGAATCATCTGTATAA